A region of Plantactinospora sp. BC1 DNA encodes the following proteins:
- a CDS encoding PTS sugar transporter subunit IIA, which produces MTGDLLDRRAIRLTEVAADRDDAIRRCGEALVDIDAVHPEYVRTMLDRERSVSTYVGEGVAIPHGTLAGKDLVHRDALAVLRFPDGVDWGGQPVTVCVAIAARGDGHVELLASLAEILLDTDRARALREATDPEDVLALLTPAPEDSNR; this is translated from the coding sequence CTGACCGGAGACCTCCTCGACCGGCGGGCGATCCGGCTGACCGAGGTGGCCGCCGACCGCGACGACGCGATCCGGCGCTGCGGCGAGGCCCTGGTCGACATCGACGCGGTCCATCCGGAGTACGTGCGGACCATGCTCGACCGGGAACGCTCCGTCTCCACCTACGTCGGCGAGGGGGTGGCGATCCCGCACGGCACCCTCGCCGGCAAGGACCTGGTGCACCGGGACGCGCTCGCGGTGCTCCGGTTTCCCGACGGCGTCGACTGGGGCGGCCAGCCGGTCACCGTCTGCGTGGCGATAGCCGCCCGAGGCGACGGCCACGTCGAGCTGCTGGCCAGCCTCGCCGAGATCCTGCTCGACACCGACCGGGCCCGCGCGCTGCGCGAGGCCACCGACCCCGAAGACGTGCTGGCGCTGCTCA
- a CDS encoding PTS lactose transporter subunit IIB, with the protein MGSINGKDIHKVVVACDAGMGSSVMLASQLRKQLKKYSVTVEHTPVNSIPGDADVVITHNGLAARARAAAPDKVVVPFQVFLGDPAVTAVVKAIESGGEVSG; encoded by the coding sequence ATGGGCAGCATCAACGGCAAGGACATCCACAAGGTCGTGGTCGCCTGCGACGCCGGGATGGGCAGCAGCGTCATGCTCGCCAGCCAGCTCCGCAAGCAGCTCAAGAAGTACTCGGTCACGGTGGAGCACACCCCGGTCAACTCGATCCCGGGCGACGCCGACGTGGTGATCACGCACAACGGGCTGGCCGCCCGGGCCCGGGCCGCCGCGCCCGACAAGGTCGTCGTGCCGTTCCAGGTCTTCCTCGGCGACCCGGCGGTGACCGCCGTGGTCAAGGCGATCGAGTCCGGTGGTGAGGTCAGTGGCTGA